The Carassius gibelio isolate Cgi1373 ecotype wild population from Czech Republic chromosome A24, carGib1.2-hapl.c, whole genome shotgun sequence genome window below encodes:
- the LOC127946597 gene encoding NADH dehydrogenase [ubiquinone] 1 beta subcomplex subunit 4-like, which yields MATYKGAPLATQPKTLDPAEYFNLSPEYRRAEEKRAALRAQLKRQYLQQLNNPHRKELIEDPALTRWTYARTNNNYFRPTAKTSLIGGLFGVLPLFVLYVVFKTDRDKREAKMKAGTYERPYKLST from the exons ATGGCGACCTACAAAGGGGCTCCTTTGGCTACTCAGCCAAAAACATTAGATCCAGCCGAATACTTCAATCTCTCCCCTGAATACCGACGGGCTGAGGAGAAGAGAGCGGCTCTGCGGGCACAGCTGAAGCGGCAGTATCTGCAGCAGCTGAACAATCCTCATCGGAAAGAGCTGATT GAGGATCCTGCTCTTACACGGTGGACATATGCGCGCACCAATAACAACTACTTCAGACCAACTGCTAAAACTTCATTGATTGGTGGCTTGTTTGGAGTTCTTCCTCTTTTCGTCTTGTATGTTGTGTTTAAAACAGACCGG GACAAAAGGGAGGCAAAAATGAAAGCAGGGACCTATGAACGTCCCTACAAACTGTCAACCTGA
- the LOC127946596 gene encoding homogentisate 1,2-dioxygenase-like: MAGLKYMSGFGNEFASEDSRCPGSLPEGQNNPQVCPYGLYAEQLSGSAFTCPRSTNKRSWLYRILPSVRHKPFTPMSCGDLTENWNEVEPDPNQLRWKPFIIPKSSETKVDFISGLHTVCGAGDSKSRNGIAIHMYTCNSSMIDKCFQNADGDFLIVPQQGEILITTEFGKMMVEPNEICVIQQGMRFSVDVFRETRGYILEVFGAHFELPDLGPIGANGLANPRDFQTPVAWYEDRTVATGYTVVNKFQGKLFSCQQDFSPFNVVAWHGNYIPYKYNLENFMVINCVAFDHADPSIFTVLTAKSTRPGVAIADFVIFPPRWGVADHTFRPPYYHRNCMSEFMGLIKGHYEAKEEGFQPGGASLHSIMTPHGPDFDCFEKNSTAVLKPERVAQGTMAFMFESSLSMAVTKWGLDTCHRLDKSYYKCWEALKSHFNPNWKPSSK; encoded by the exons ATGGCTGGTCTGAAG TACATGAGCGGTTTTGGAAATGAGTTTGCCTCTGAGGACTCTCGCTGTCCAGGATCTCTACCTGAGGGACAG AACAATCCACAAGTGTGTCCATATGGCTTATATGCTGAGCAACTCTCTGGATCTGCCTTCACATGCCCACGGTCAACCAATAAGAGAAG CTGGCTGTACCGCATTTTACCCTCTGTGCGCCACAAGCCTTTCACTCCGATGAGCTGTGGAGATCTCACAGAGAACTGGAATGAAGTGGAGCCTGACCCCAACCAGCTGCGCTGGAAGCCGTTTATCATCCCCAAATCTTCTGAGACAAAAGTGGATTTCATATCG GGTCTACATACAGTCTGTGGAGCTGGAGATTCAAAATCTCGTAATGGAATCGCCATCCACATGTACACCTGTAACTCTTCAATGATTGACAA ATGTTTCCAAAACGCAGATGGTGATTTCCTTATTG TGCCTCAACAAGGGGAAATCCTGATTACTACAGAATTTGGGAAGATGATGGTGGAGCCCAATGAGATTTGTGTCATTCAG CAAGGGATGCGTTTTAGTGTTGATGTGTTTAGAGAAACCAGGGGATACATTCTGGAGGTGTTTGGGGCCCATTTTGAGCTGCCAGACCTGGGTCCTATAG GGGCTAATGGACTGGCAAACCCTAGGGACTTCCAAACACCTGTGGCTTGGTATGAGGACCGTACTGTAGCCACAGGTTACACCGTTGTCAACAAGTTCCAGGGAAAGCTCTTCTCATGTCAACAG GACTTTTCGCCATTTAATGTGGTCGCATGGCATGGAAACTACATCCCATACAAATACAACCTGGAGAACTTCATGGTCATCAACTGTGTGGCGTTTGATCACGCT GATCCGTCGATTTTCACCGTTTTGACAGCAAAATCCACACGTCCAGGTGTGGCCATTGCAGATTTTGTCATCTTTCCCCCTCGCTGGGGTGTAGCTGATCACACCTTTCGGCCTCCTTACTACCACA GGAACTGCATGAGCGAGTTTATGGGATTAATCAAAGGCCACTACGAAGCAAAGGAAGAGGGTTTCCAGCCTGGAGGAGCCAGTCTCCACAGCATCATGACTCCACATGGTCCTGACTTCGACTGCTTCGAGAAGAACAGCACAGCTGTCCTCAAACCAGAGAGAGTTGCTCAGGGCACTATg GCATTCATGTTTGAGTCATCCTTAAGCATGGCTGTGACCAAGTGGGGATTAGACACCTGCCATCGTCTTGATAAGAGCTACTATAAATGCTGGGAGGCTTTAAAAAGTCACTTCAATCCAAACTGGAAACCCAGCAGCAAGTAG